In Dermatophilus congolensis, a genomic segment contains:
- a CDS encoding 5'-3' exonuclease gives MQARRLPTQHASIVTPVTGVLLLDASSLYFRAFYGVPERPSNPQTPPTNAIRGFLDMISSLITHYTPEGLVVCWDEDWRPAFRVNALPSYKAQRVRITTEGIHEEDTPHNLTTQVPIIIQALRALGIPRIGASGYEADDVIATLAHRWATTPQHPIHVVTGDRDLFQLVDDTKGIDVLYTARTGVRAPELINETYLHTTYGIRGGRGYLDFATLRGDPSDGLPGVRGIGEKTARTLLEKHGSLAALRAAATDPNSELTATQRTRITNASDYLDTAATVVATATDAPIGDVNPALPRHIADLRLLSDLAARYRLANTFDRLLAACAIA, from the coding sequence ATGCAGGCAAGAAGGCTACCCACCCAACACGCCAGTATCGTCACCCCTGTGACTGGTGTTCTTCTTCTCGATGCCTCCTCCCTCTACTTCCGTGCTTTCTACGGCGTTCCAGAACGCCCCAGCAACCCCCAAACACCACCCACCAACGCCATTCGTGGCTTCCTCGACATGATCTCCTCACTCATCACCCACTACACCCCTGAGGGGCTTGTCGTGTGCTGGGACGAAGACTGGCGCCCCGCCTTCCGCGTCAACGCCCTCCCCAGCTACAAAGCCCAACGCGTACGCATCACCACCGAAGGCATCCACGAAGAAGACACCCCCCACAACCTCACCACCCAAGTCCCCATCATCATCCAGGCACTACGCGCCCTAGGAATACCCCGCATCGGCGCCAGCGGATACGAAGCAGACGACGTCATCGCTACCCTCGCCCACCGCTGGGCAACCACCCCACAACACCCCATCCACGTCGTCACCGGCGACCGGGACCTATTCCAACTCGTCGACGACACAAAAGGAATCGACGTCCTCTACACCGCCAGAACCGGCGTACGCGCACCCGAACTCATCAACGAAACCTACCTACACACCACCTACGGAATACGCGGCGGCCGCGGCTACCTCGACTTCGCCACCCTACGCGGAGACCCCAGCGACGGCCTACCCGGCGTACGCGGCATCGGAGAAAAAACCGCCCGCACCCTCCTCGAAAAACACGGCAGCCTCGCTGCACTGCGCGCCGCCGCCACCGACCCCAACTCCGAACTGACCGCAACACAACGTACACGCATCACCAACGCCTCGGACTACCTCGACACCGCCGCCACCGTCGTAGCAACCGCCACCGACGCACCCATCGGCGACGTCAACCCAGCACTACCACGCCATATCGCCGACCTACGCCTGCTATCTGACCTCGCCGCGCGCTACCGCCTAGCCAACACCTTCGACCGCCTCCTAGCCGCATGCGCCATCGCATAA